A single window of Bombus pascuorum chromosome 1, iyBomPasc1.1, whole genome shotgun sequence DNA harbors:
- the LOC132916073 gene encoding cytoplasmic dynein 1 intermediate chain isoform X13, which translates to MMSDRKAELERKKAKLQAIREEKERRRREKEQKDVEEATVRAAGTDKDHRKELDAMLSSLGVAPVSDVLSSLSSMNSLTPEQSTNATPDASLQPSSINSAQSSSARKKNRELTIVSVAHTNIPPKEPVVYTKQTQTIQTSHTSHDGLSASSSAYTIYSSCSTTTPTHSYSAGYFETDWWRPRKAHAFDYYVLTFDDGQAEDEENSLPHMDGFQSKLPPGILPHGLPQVKEVQPAVTQVEQEKEKEKPKEVQELSEEEKQMIILSEDFQRFLDRTSRIVERALGESVNIYSDYTGTMDGEDGMDEKSHQRLWLNRWFFCDRWSRNRCVTSMDWSPQFPELLAASYNNNDDTPNDPDGVCLVWNTKFKKTTPEFIFHCQSPVMSTTFARFHPNLILGGTYSGQIVLWDNRVQKRTPIQRTPLSASAHTHPVYCLNVVGAQNAHNLISISTDGKLCSWSLDMLSQPQETLELHTKQSKAIAATCLAFPHGDVNNFVVGSEEGTVYSACRHGTKAGVLDSYEGHQGPVTGISTHAVQGGIDFSHLFLTSSIDWTIKLWSLKESKPLYSFEHNGDYVYDVAWSPTHPALFAAVDDSGRLDLWNLNQDTEVPTASIVINGSPALNRVSWTPSGLHVTVGDDTGKIWVYDVAEHLAHPRIDEWNKFLYTQQELKHNKADEELHKLNLREPTSLTSMPPLLATCPLR; encoded by the exons ATGATGTCTGACAGAAAAGCAGaacttgaaagaaaaaaagccaAACTTCAGGCTAttagagaagaaaaggaaagacgtagaagagaaaaagaacagaaagat gTTGAGGAAGCTACAGTTCGTGCTGCAGGAACGGATAAAGATCATCGGAAAGAATTAGATGCTATGCTTTCATCCTTGGGGGTAGCACCGGTGTCag ATGTCTTATCCAGTTTATCTAGTATGAATTCTTTGACTCCAGAACAAAGTACTAATGCTACTCCCGATGCTAGTTTACAGCCATCTAGTATAAATTCTGCTCAGag CAGCAGTGCCAGGAAGAAGAATCGGGAACTAACGATTGTTTCTGTGGCACATACCAATATTCCTCCAAAAGAACCAGTTGTTTATACCAAACAAACACAAACTATTCAAACATCGCACACATCTCACGACG GACTGTCCGCATCTTCTTCTGCATACACCATCTACTCCTCCTGTtcaacaacaacaccaactCACTCTTACTCCGCAGGCTACTTTGAGACTGACTGGTGGCGTCCCAGGAAAG CTCATGCATTCGACTATTACG TTTTGACATTTGATGATGGCCAAGCCGAAGACGAAGAGAACAGTTTGCCGCATATGGATGGTTTCCAAAGCAAGCTTCCTCCTGGAATTCTTCCCCATGGTTTACCACAGGTTAAGGAAGTGCAGCCAGCGGTTACACAAGTGGAgcaagaaaaggaaaaagaaaaacctaAAGAAg TACAAGAACTCAGCGAAGAAGAGAAACAAATGATCATACTATCTGAAGATTTTCAACGATTCCTTGATCGTACTAGTAGAATTGTGGAAAGGGCATTAGGAGAATCTGTCAATATTTATAGCGATTATACCGGTACCATGGATGGTGAAGATGGAAT GGACGAAAAGAGTCATCAGCGTTTGTGGTTAAATCGATGGTTCTTCTGCGATCGATGGTCTCGTAATCGTTGTGTGACCTCGATGGATTGGTCACCTCAGTTTCCAGAACTTCTTGCAGCCTCCTATAACAATAACGACGACACTCCAAACGATCCCGATGGAGTGTGTTTGGTTTGGAACACAAAGTTTAAGAAAACAACACcggaatttattttccattgtCAGTCTCCGGTTATGTCGACCACGTTCGCAAGATTTCATCCTAATTTAATCTTAGGGGGTACTTATTCCGGACAAATCGTTCTCTGGGACAATAGAGTACAAAAGAGAACTCCTATTCAACGAACTCCACTATCAGCAAGCGCACATACT caTCCTGTATATTGTCTAAACGTTGTTGGGGCACAAAACGCGCACAATTTGATAAGCATATCAACCGATGGCAAACTGTGCTCCTGGAGTTTAGACATGTTGTCACAACCGCAAGAGACATTGGAGCTTCACACTAAACAGTCGAAAGCAATTGCTGCCACTTGTTTGGCGTTCCCTCATGGCGATGTTAATAATTTCGTTGTAGGCAGCGAAGAAGGAACTGTATATTCCG CTTGTCGTCATGGTACAAAAGCTGGTGTATTAGATTCTTACGAAGGTCATCAAGGACCAGTTACAGGAATTAGTACACACGCCGTACAAGGTGGAATAGATTTCTCACATCTATTCTTAACATCGTCCATCGATTGGACGATCAAGCTCTGGAGTCTTAAAGAGAGCAAACCTCTATATTCTTTCGAGCACAACGGTGATTACGTTTATGACGTTGCGTGGTCACCGACCCATCCAGCTCTCTTTGCCGCGGTAGACGATTCAGGACGATTAGATTTATGGAATTTGAATCAAGATACCGAAGTACCCACCGCTAGTATCGTGATCAATGGTTCTCCGGCTCTTAACAGAGTTTCATGGACACCGAGCGGTTTACACGTAACCGTTGGTGATGATACTGGAAAGATTTGGGTGTACGATGTTGCCGAG cATCTGGCACATCCAAGAATCGACGAGTGGAACAAATTCTTGTACACTCAGCAAGAGCTGAAACACAACAAAGCGGACGAAGAACTGCATAAACTTAATTTAAGAGAACCTACTTCGTTAACTTCCATGCCTCCGCTGCTAGCGACGTGTCCCCTCagataa